In one Flavobacteriales bacterium genomic region, the following are encoded:
- a CDS encoding penicillin acylase family protein, whose protein sequence is MNFRLLALLLSLLFTCQLSSQAQINVANVEIVRDNFGVPHIFGKTDADVAYGLAWATAEDDFGTVQQLLLAANGRLGEVTGKNGALLDFMGKIAQVEEQVEKRFDGTFSEHYLEYLNAYTDGLNRFAELHPDEILRKGLFPITPKDLVKANTLTLVFLTSVYVEIQQIFTRSIVLYERTIKYDGNLPDGSNAFAINGNKTANGHTYLAINSHQPLEGLFSWYEAHLVSDEGMNILGGTFPGGVNIFHGVNEHLGWAATLNHPDLCDVYKLEMNPKSKLQYKFDDGYENLETFKAKVKVKLGPLRVPVTRKFYRSKHGVVIRNKDGFYALRFPANMDLAGTEQLYWMNKADNFDEFNRALALGHFPGTNNIYADGEGNIQYASLGMFAYKDSTYDWLSVLPGNTSKTLWEEKFHPVSDLPRYVNPTSGYLFNTNGTPFVATADEENLKSSDFNKTFGYQDESKINNRTIRSKEILSGFDKMTWEDFRTLKYDQTFNDEWATFNINNMRTIEQLDPAKYPDLKEAIEVVNAWDHTANVEDTEAALLILAFNNLAAIIMSNGMQYASNTIPEEKFVEALLDAKKHMLKHFGALRVPLGDVQKHVRGDKVIGVGGAPDVIAANFCKPYKKGMMKTFVGDSYIILVDFDENGKPTIGSINAFGASNRPESAHYNDQMELWAAQKTKPMTLDKQEVYEKAERVYHPE, encoded by the coding sequence ATGAATTTCCGCTTATTGGCTCTTTTGTTGAGCCTTTTGTTCACCTGTCAGCTCAGCTCTCAGGCACAGATCAATGTTGCTAATGTTGAAATTGTCAGAGACAATTTTGGAGTTCCACATATTTTCGGGAAGACCGATGCAGATGTTGCTTACGGTTTAGCTTGGGCAACTGCCGAAGATGATTTTGGCACGGTTCAACAATTATTGTTGGCGGCAAACGGCCGACTTGGTGAAGTGACAGGTAAAAATGGCGCCTTGCTTGATTTTATGGGCAAGATAGCGCAAGTAGAAGAGCAGGTCGAAAAACGATTTGACGGTACGTTTTCTGAGCATTATCTGGAATATCTGAATGCATACACCGATGGATTGAATCGTTTTGCAGAATTACATCCAGACGAAATACTGCGGAAAGGCCTTTTTCCCATCACTCCTAAAGACTTGGTCAAGGCAAATACACTCACCTTGGTTTTTCTAACGAGCGTTTATGTTGAGATTCAGCAGATCTTCACGCGTTCCATCGTGCTTTACGAACGAACTATAAAGTATGATGGAAACCTTCCCGATGGTTCGAATGCCTTTGCAATCAATGGAAACAAAACCGCTAACGGACACACCTATCTTGCCATCAATTCCCATCAGCCTTTGGAAGGGCTTTTTTCTTGGTATGAAGCGCATTTGGTAAGCGATGAGGGAATGAACATTTTGGGAGGAACATTTCCAGGAGGAGTCAATATTTTTCATGGTGTAAATGAACATTTGGGATGGGCAGCAACGCTCAATCATCCCGATCTGTGCGATGTCTATAAATTGGAAATGAATCCGAAATCAAAATTGCAATACAAGTTTGATGACGGTTACGAAAATTTGGAGACGTTCAAAGCCAAAGTGAAGGTAAAACTTGGGCCACTTCGCGTTCCTGTTACCCGTAAATTCTACCGAAGCAAGCACGGAGTTGTCATCAGAAATAAAGATGGTTTCTATGCGCTCAGATTCCCAGCCAATATGGATCTGGCAGGGACAGAACAGCTGTATTGGATGAACAAGGCCGACAACTTCGATGAGTTCAATAGAGCCTTGGCATTGGGGCATTTTCCCGGAACAAACAACATTTACGCAGATGGTGAAGGCAATATCCAATATGCGAGTCTTGGTATGTTCGCGTACAAAGACTCCACTTACGATTGGCTTTCTGTATTGCCCGGAAATACTTCCAAAACACTTTGGGAAGAGAAGTTCCATCCTGTTTCAGACCTTCCTCGTTACGTAAATCCTACATCGGGATATCTGTTCAATACCAACGGAACGCCATTTGTGGCCACTGCGGATGAGGAGAATCTGAAATCATCCGATTTTAACAAAACCTTCGGGTATCAAGATGAGAGCAAGATCAACAATCGCACGATCAGATCTAAAGAAATACTGAGTGGCTTTGACAAGATGACTTGGGAAGATTTCAGAACACTCAAGTACGATCAAACTTTCAATGATGAATGGGCGACCTTCAATATCAACAACATGAGGACGATTGAACAATTGGATCCCGCCAAATATCCTGATCTGAAAGAAGCGATTGAGGTTGTTAACGCTTGGGACCATACTGCCAATGTGGAAGACACAGAAGCAGCTTTGTTGATTCTTGCTTTCAATAATTTGGCTGCCATCATCATGTCAAACGGAATGCAATACGCATCCAATACGATTCCTGAAGAAAAGTTTGTGGAAGCTTTGCTTGATGCCAAGAAACACATGTTGAAGCATTTTGGTGCTTTGCGCGTACCATTAGGAGACGTTCAAAAACACGTAAGAGGCGATAAAGTGATCGGAGTGGGTGGAGCCCCTGACGTGATTGCGGCCAACTTCTGCAAACCTTACAAGAAGGGAATGATGAAGACCTTTGTGGGCGATTCGTACATCATTCTGGTTGATTTTGATGAAAATGGAAAACCAACCATTGGAAGTATCAATGCATTTGGTGCAAGCAACAGACCAGAAAGCGCGCATTACAACGATCAGATGGAACTCTGGGCTGCTCAGAAAACCAAACCTATGACCTTGGACAAACAAGAGGTTTACGAAAAAGCAGAGCGCGTTTACCATCCTGAATGA
- a CDS encoding radical SAM protein — protein sequence MNQKILFVTPPFTQLNTPYPATAYLKGFLNTQGIPSEQMDLGIETILQLFSKQGLEQLFDAATEKIRLATPNAERIYDLRESYIHTIDPVIQFLQDQDPTLAHFICGRNFLPEASKFEQLEDLEWAFGSMGIRDQARHIASLYLEDLGDFIVELIDPHFGFSRYAERLGISANSFDELYAELKAPTSYISEVMLSVFEQRISALKPTLVCISVPFPGNLFAAFKCGQWLKQTHPEIKIAMGGGYPNTELRSLSDARVFEFVDFISLDDGEAPMLALLDHLDGKTELPMLKRTFALIDGKVSYCNGSLSKDIRQEKVGTPDYAGLPLKKYLSVIQLTNPMHRLWSDGRWNKLTMAHGCYWGKCTFCDISLDYIKNYEASSASLIVDRMEILVQQTGERGFHFVDEAAPPALMKAVALEILRRRLVVSWWANIRFEKSFHYDLCRLLAASGCIAVSGGLEVASDRLLKLISKGVSVQQVAVVNENFNRAGIMVHAYLMYGFPTQTEQETIDSLEVVRQLFEMNVLQSAFWHRFAMTAHSPVGMFPAQFKVKTVTEGVGTFANNDLVHEDPTGADHDMFSEGLKRSLYNYMHGIGFDLPLQNWFDHEVPSTNLPPDLIESYLADLPYREMKDSHLLVWIGGPVMFDAQFSLLTIIGKQEGVQMECSPEEGEWLAEKLNLMAPTNAKPITYQLLQEAYANSGLHDFTAFWYDGLMEELREIGLLIL from the coding sequence GTGAATCAGAAGATACTATTTGTAACTCCTCCGTTCACACAGCTGAATACGCCCTATCCGGCCACTGCGTATCTTAAAGGCTTTCTGAACACCCAAGGAATTCCTTCTGAACAGATGGATCTTGGCATCGAAACCATTCTTCAGTTGTTTTCAAAACAAGGATTGGAGCAGTTGTTTGACGCTGCTACAGAAAAGATACGATTGGCCACTCCGAATGCCGAGCGCATCTATGATCTGCGAGAGAGTTACATCCATACCATTGATCCCGTCATTCAGTTTTTGCAGGATCAAGATCCAACCTTGGCCCATTTTATCTGCGGAAGGAACTTTTTGCCGGAAGCATCGAAGTTTGAACAACTCGAAGACCTTGAATGGGCCTTTGGCTCCATGGGAATCCGCGATCAGGCTCGACACATTGCTTCCTTGTATCTCGAAGATCTGGGTGATTTTATAGTTGAATTGATCGACCCTCATTTTGGCTTCAGTCGCTATGCCGAACGCTTGGGCATTTCGGCCAATTCCTTTGATGAATTGTATGCCGAATTGAAGGCACCAACGAGTTACATCAGCGAGGTGATGTTATCGGTATTCGAGCAACGGATTTCGGCACTCAAGCCAACGCTGGTTTGCATATCGGTGCCCTTTCCTGGCAATCTATTTGCCGCCTTCAAATGCGGACAATGGTTGAAACAAACGCACCCTGAAATTAAGATCGCGATGGGGGGCGGTTACCCGAATACGGAGCTGCGTTCGCTGAGCGATGCCCGCGTATTTGAGTTTGTCGATTTTATCAGTTTGGATGATGGCGAAGCACCGATGTTAGCGCTTCTCGATCACTTGGATGGAAAGACGGAGCTTCCAATGCTCAAACGAACCTTTGCGTTGATAGACGGAAAGGTGAGCTATTGCAACGGCAGCCTCAGTAAAGACATTCGGCAGGAAAAAGTAGGGACGCCTGACTATGCAGGCCTTCCGTTAAAGAAGTATCTATCAGTCATTCAGCTTACCAACCCCATGCACCGCCTTTGGAGTGATGGTCGTTGGAACAAGCTTACCATGGCGCACGGTTGCTATTGGGGCAAATGCACCTTTTGCGATATATCGCTCGATTACATCAAAAACTACGAAGCTTCTTCTGCATCACTTATTGTTGATCGGATGGAAATTTTGGTGCAACAAACGGGCGAACGGGGCTTCCATTTTGTGGATGAAGCCGCTCCGCCTGCATTGATGAAAGCGGTGGCCTTGGAAATACTGCGTAGAAGGTTGGTGGTGAGTTGGTGGGCCAATATCCGATTCGAGAAAAGCTTTCACTACGACCTCTGCCGACTGCTTGCCGCATCTGGCTGTATTGCTGTTTCGGGTGGTTTAGAAGTAGCTTCTGATAGACTGCTGAAACTGATTTCTAAAGGCGTATCGGTGCAACAGGTGGCGGTTGTGAATGAGAATTTCAATAGAGCCGGCATTATGGTGCATGCTTATCTGATGTATGGATTCCCTACTCAGACGGAGCAGGAAACCATCGACTCCTTGGAAGTTGTGCGGCAGTTGTTCGAAATGAATGTGCTGCAATCTGCCTTTTGGCATCGCTTTGCCATGACGGCCCACAGCCCTGTGGGCATGTTCCCTGCGCAATTCAAGGTGAAGACAGTGACGGAAGGAGTAGGCACCTTTGCAAATAACGACCTCGTGCACGAAGACCCGACAGGAGCCGATCACGACATGTTCAGCGAAGGTCTCAAGCGCTCACTTTACAATTACATGCACGGAATTGGCTTCGATCTTCCGCTTCAGAATTGGTTCGACCACGAGGTACCGTCAACCAACTTGCCGCCCGATCTGATAGAAAGCTATTTGGCCGATCTGCCTTATCGCGAGATGAAGGACAGCCACTTACTCGTTTGGATCGGTGGGCCAGTGATGTTTGATGCACAGTTTTCGCTACTTACCATTATTGGCAAGCAAGAAGGTGTGCAGATGGAATGCAGCCCCGAGGAAGGGGAGTGGTTGGCTGAAAAGCTCAACCTGATGGCACCAACCAATGCGAAGCCTATCACTTATCAATTGCTACAGGAAGCGTACGCAAACAGCGGCCTTCACGATTTTACCGCCTTCTGGTATGATGGACTAATGGAAGAACTGAGAGAAATAGGTCTGTTGATCTTGTAG
- a CDS encoding T9SS type A sorting domain-containing protein, which translates to MKKHVPFLLSLLGIMSLLAWTASVRAQCIDLDELVNLPIVSGSAIDESLYFHTVTVSGPSYTTGQDQSSQGALSFSSINHYVSISNPEDFSIMNNSFTMAAWIYPTAFQQYNTVISKLNGSHRDIVFRFDDTGKPQVHFTNSSNGISFVTCDSSVISLNTWQHLAATWDGNEMRIYVNGQLKKDLVLTGGPDFQNAGNLRIGSFATGSAERLNGHIDDVQIRAYTTPEDEIACLMSAFVPMHENIVLQMPLDNNGLDISPNANSGTANGVTAATDRWGQTSKASRFNGISSKTVVPYITEYAALASAFTISAWIKVDNGAGIHTIVSKTQTGRDIVLRVQANKLTAHYYIGSYVWCIAPTATIIGTDWHHIACTWDGTEMAIYHNGNKLQSTTPATGPTFTTAPWTIGALGTSGEYFSGVMDDLKVWDRALSICELRSDMMRDNIDLVSEDNLVMCTGETQTVSAASGLCSYLWTHNNSNLPSFTIDATELGTGDHQIMVEAYDEFDNQYTDVVNVNVSLCTGIDETEKQQTMTIYPNPASTVVTVNGTDLSQIELLDISGRLLKSTPVLGINATELNVSMMPAGVYFVRVIAKDGTVESKRLIKH; encoded by the coding sequence ATGAAAAAACATGTACCTTTTTTACTGAGCCTTTTGGGCATTATGAGTCTACTTGCATGGACCGCAAGCGTCAGAGCACAGTGCATTGACCTGGACGAATTGGTGAACCTACCTATCGTCAGTGGTTCTGCCATCGATGAATCTCTTTACTTCCATACGGTTACCGTAAGCGGACCGAGCTACACAACAGGGCAAGACCAAAGTTCACAAGGAGCATTGAGTTTCAGTTCAATTAACCATTATGTTTCCATTTCGAATCCAGAGGATTTTTCTATCATGAATAACTCCTTTACCATGGCTGCTTGGATCTATCCTACGGCATTCCAACAATACAATACGGTCATCTCCAAATTGAACGGCAGTCATCGCGACATCGTATTCCGATTTGACGATACGGGCAAGCCGCAGGTTCATTTCACTAACTCTTCCAATGGTATCAGCTTCGTTACCTGCGATTCATCTGTCATATCCCTTAATACTTGGCAACATTTGGCCGCCACATGGGATGGTAACGAGATGCGCATTTATGTGAATGGTCAATTGAAAAAAGACCTTGTGCTAACTGGCGGACCCGATTTTCAGAATGCTGGAAACTTGAGAATCGGCTCTTTTGCTACTGGAAGTGCTGAACGATTGAATGGCCACATAGATGATGTTCAAATTAGAGCCTACACTACACCCGAAGATGAAATTGCCTGTCTTATGTCGGCTTTTGTTCCAATGCATGAGAATATCGTTCTACAAATGCCATTAGACAATAATGGATTGGATATCTCTCCGAATGCAAATAGCGGGACTGCAAACGGTGTAACTGCAGCAACCGATCGTTGGGGTCAGACCAGCAAAGCTTCCCGTTTCAATGGTATAAGCAGCAAAACGGTGGTACCATACATTACTGAGTACGCAGCTCTAGCCAGTGCATTCACCATTTCTGCATGGATCAAAGTGGATAACGGTGCAGGAATCCATACCATTGTTTCGAAGACTCAAACTGGTCGAGATATCGTGCTTCGCGTTCAGGCCAATAAGCTGACTGCCCACTATTACATTGGCTCATACGTCTGGTGCATAGCGCCTACGGCTACCATCATCGGAACAGATTGGCATCACATTGCTTGTACCTGGGATGGTACCGAAATGGCCATCTACCACAACGGAAATAAACTCCAGAGCACTACGCCTGCAACTGGCCCAACATTTACCACTGCCCCTTGGACAATCGGTGCCTTAGGTACTTCAGGTGAATATTTCAGTGGTGTTATGGATGACCTAAAGGTTTGGGACCGTGCCTTGAGCATCTGCGAATTGCGTTCAGATATGATGCGTGATAATATTGATCTGGTATCGGAAGACAACCTCGTTATGTGTACTGGGGAAACCCAAACAGTAAGCGCTGCAAGTGGTCTTTGCAGCTACCTATGGACCCATAACAACAGCAACCTGCCATCATTCACTATCGATGCTACCGAATTGGGAACAGGGGATCATCAGATAATGGTTGAGGCCTATGACGAATTCGATAACCAATACACAGATGTTGTGAACGTCAACGTATCGCTTTGCACAGGAATTGACGAAACCGAAAAACAACAAACCATGACCATTTATCCGAATCCAGCTTCAACGGTGGTTACCGTAAATGGCACAGACCTATCTCAAATTGAATTGCTCGACATTTCTGGAAGGCTGCTGAAATCAACCCCAGTACTTGGTATAAACGCTACCGAATTGAACGTATCGATGATGCCGGCAGGTGTTTACTTCGTGCGAGTAATAGCTAAAGATGGAACAGTAGAATCTAAACGCTTGATAAAGCACTAA
- a CDS encoding LytTR family DNA-binding domain-containing protein — protein MKALIVDDEQNVREALRALLQLYAPETELIGEASGVEEAKKAIETLQPELLFLDVEMGDGTGFDLLKQLPNRNFEVIFVTAHQHYAIEAIRMSACDFLLKPVDPDDLVEAIERAKTKLVNLGGDPIDVMLQHASGIKDRIVLKDLDSIYVLKIADIIHCEADGRYTRFFVKEMLRPILVSTNLKEYEQLLSPSGFARIHHSHLINLAHIHRIDKVNLTVHLSQAHKVPISVRKKDELMKRL, from the coding sequence ATGAAAGCACTGATAGTAGATGATGAACAGAATGTGCGCGAAGCGCTGAGGGCATTGCTGCAATTGTATGCTCCAGAAACGGAGCTCATTGGCGAAGCAAGTGGTGTAGAAGAAGCAAAGAAAGCCATTGAAACGCTTCAGCCAGAGCTGCTTTTTCTGGATGTGGAAATGGGCGATGGAACGGGTTTCGACCTGCTGAAACAACTGCCCAACCGGAATTTCGAGGTCATTTTCGTCACGGCCCATCAGCATTATGCCATTGAAGCCATTCGTATGAGTGCCTGCGACTTTCTTCTAAAACCCGTAGACCCAGACGATCTGGTAGAGGCCATAGAGCGCGCCAAAACCAAGTTGGTAAATCTTGGCGGAGACCCGATAGATGTAATGCTTCAACATGCATCGGGCATAAAAGACCGCATTGTGCTCAAAGACCTAGACAGCATCTACGTCCTCAAAATTGCAGACATCATCCATTGCGAGGCCGATGGCCGATACACCCGTTTCTTTGTAAAGGAAATGCTTCGTCCAATTCTTGTTTCCACTAACCTAAAGGAATATGAGCAGCTGCTCTCCCCTAGTGGATTTGCGCGCATCCATCACTCGCACCTCATCAATCTGGCACACATCCACCGCATTGATAAGGTTAACCTGACGGTACACCTCAGCCAAGCCCATAAGGTGCCTATTTCCGTAAGAAAGAAGGACGAACTGATGAAACGGCTATAA
- a CDS encoding histidine kinase — protein sequence MIHLHRTMAFVVACFLCTPLSVSQAHAQAADTAMCHAYMDSVKLFSQRYDANDSLRYFASRLLTCSEETQNPEGKMEALSVLGVTYIRENNFAEAMRYFNENRQLAIELHDTVAEAQVLINIGSVYTALDSTKKAMETLLRSAKLFEGKKDSSMLSYVYTNIGILFGKIREREEQLGYSKKAFAMGGGVIKDRKTLTLASNLAVNYLNSEILDTAETLGLEILAKSREFGTSKTTTQILNHLANISNRKEDYQKTIEYVNEVLSFEGILKHDHTFSSALHYRGIAYLKLGKVQQSVADFEQSLAYAKNEHSLQRTESVLKQIHLAYAAAGKFEDAYRYMVEYKNAADTLASEENIRILNELETKYETEKKEQQLRDLAQQNQISELKVKQRNIWIIVLIVIALLVAGTIYFVSRQRLLKQERETLENRLLSLRVQLNPHFIFNALTAVQNYMLGGKDLREAVRYLSNFAKVMRAFLEYNQEEQITLDKELNALELYVGIQKLRFSNGFEFDVEIDDQLIPEEVQVPPMILQPLIENAIEHGIRNMDNGKITLKYELEGDRLIMKLSDNGIGRKRAAEEGPKVADKKSLATVITEERISLLNRQGKGKYSLEIRDANEDGSGTEVIFKIPFTQT from the coding sequence ATGATCCACCTACATCGTACCATGGCTTTTGTTGTGGCGTGTTTCCTATGCACGCCATTATCTGTATCGCAGGCCCATGCCCAAGCGGCAGACACTGCTATGTGCCATGCTTACATGGACAGCGTGAAACTGTTTTCGCAACGTTATGATGCAAACGATTCGTTGCGGTATTTCGCTTCCAGGCTGCTTACCTGTTCGGAAGAAACCCAAAACCCAGAAGGGAAAATGGAGGCACTTTCCGTATTGGGAGTTACCTACATCAGAGAAAACAACTTTGCAGAGGCCATGCGCTATTTCAACGAGAATAGGCAGTTGGCCATTGAGCTGCACGATACGGTGGCTGAAGCTCAGGTACTGATAAACATCGGCTCGGTATATACGGCCTTGGATAGTACTAAGAAGGCAATGGAAACCTTGCTCCGGTCTGCCAAGTTGTTCGAAGGAAAGAAGGATTCCAGCATGCTCTCGTATGTATATACCAATATCGGAATCCTATTCGGCAAGATCCGTGAACGGGAGGAACAACTCGGTTATAGCAAGAAAGCCTTCGCGATGGGCGGAGGGGTGATCAAGGACCGGAAAACTCTCACGCTGGCCTCCAATTTGGCTGTGAATTACTTGAACAGCGAAATCCTGGACACAGCCGAAACCTTGGGGCTTGAAATACTGGCGAAGAGTCGGGAGTTCGGAACCTCAAAGACCACTACCCAGATACTGAATCATCTTGCCAACATTTCAAATCGCAAGGAAGACTACCAGAAAACCATCGAATACGTGAATGAGGTTCTCTCTTTTGAAGGTATACTGAAGCACGACCACACGTTTTCATCGGCACTCCATTACCGAGGAATCGCCTATCTGAAATTGGGTAAGGTTCAGCAATCCGTTGCCGATTTTGAGCAGTCATTGGCCTATGCCAAAAACGAACACTCCTTACAGCGCACCGAATCTGTGCTTAAACAGATCCATTTGGCCTACGCTGCAGCCGGAAAGTTTGAGGATGCGTATCGGTATATGGTTGAATACAAGAATGCCGCTGATACATTGGCCAGCGAAGAGAACATCCGCATATTGAACGAGCTCGAAACGAAGTACGAAACCGAGAAAAAGGAACAGCAACTGCGTGATCTGGCGCAGCAGAATCAGATATCGGAGCTGAAAGTGAAACAGCGGAACATTTGGATCATCGTCCTCATCGTAATAGCACTTCTGGTAGCTGGAACCATCTATTTCGTATCGCGACAGCGCTTGCTGAAGCAAGAACGCGAAACACTGGAAAATCGCCTCCTTTCCTTGCGTGTTCAACTGAACCCACATTTCATTTTCAATGCACTCACAGCCGTGCAGAACTACATGCTAGGCGGAAAAGACCTGCGCGAAGCCGTTCGCTACCTTTCCAATTTTGCCAAGGTGATGCGGGCATTCCTCGAGTACAACCAGGAAGAACAGATAACACTCGATAAGGAGTTGAATGCACTAGAACTATACGTTGGAATTCAGAAACTGAGATTCAGCAACGGTTTCGAGTTTGATGTGGAAATTGATGATCAACTGATTCCAGAAGAAGTTCAGGTTCCTCCAATGATTCTGCAGCCACTTATTGAGAACGCCATTGAGCACGGTATCCGAAACATGGATAACGGTAAGATCACACTTAAGTATGAGTTGGAAGGTGATCGTCTGATAATGAAGCTTTCAGACAACGGCATTGGCCGAAAACGTGCAGCTGAAGAAGGCCCTAAAGTAGCAGACAAGAAATCGCTTGCAACCGTCATCACAGAAGAACGTATCTCATTGCTTAACCGACAAGGAAAAGGCAAATACTCGTTAGAGATAAGAGATGCCAATGAAGATGGTTCGGGGACTGAAGTAATTTTCAAAATCCCATTTACACAGACATGA
- a CDS encoding YigZ family protein, which produces MSHAFRTISEATEGLFKDKGSKFLAYAFPISSVEDVRPYLERLKSEHPSARHVCYAYMLGTDGNDYRANDDGEPNGTAGLPILNQIKSKDVTNVLVAVVRYFGGTKLGVSGLIHAYKESAKEALEKAVVIEKVPTVTITVQFPHSSIGEVERLIRQNGWEVKNRAFAMDCTWMVEVIDEQQAADALATVQGLVQCE; this is translated from the coding sequence ATGTCGCACGCATTCAGAACCATTTCAGAAGCAACAGAAGGCCTTTTTAAGGACAAGGGCTCCAAGTTCTTGGCTTACGCATTTCCGATTTCGAGTGTGGAGGATGTAAGACCGTATTTGGAACGATTGAAGTCCGAACATCCATCGGCAAGGCATGTGTGCTACGCGTATATGCTGGGAACAGATGGAAACGACTATCGGGCCAATGATGACGGAGAACCGAACGGAACAGCCGGACTGCCCATTCTCAATCAGATCAAAAGCAAGGATGTGACCAATGTGCTTGTGGCCGTAGTGCGTTATTTCGGTGGAACCAAATTGGGTGTTTCTGGTTTGATTCACGCCTATAAGGAATCGGCCAAGGAAGCCCTGGAGAAAGCCGTTGTTATCGAGAAGGTTCCAACCGTCACCATCACCGTTCAATTTCCACATTCGAGCATTGGCGAAGTGGAACGACTTATCCGTCAGAATGGATGGGAAGTGAAAAACCGAGCGTTTGCCATGGATTGCACATGGATGGTTGAAGTCATTGACGAACAGCAGGCTGCCGATGCACTAGCAACTGTTCAAGGCTTAGTGCAGTGCGAATAA
- a CDS encoding DinB family protein, whose translation MKPNPSTYGTYFGRYIDLVPQTDLSEAFNAITEESYAFWLNLTEEQGNYRYAEGKWSIKELLLHIIDTERIFSYRALAIARGETTPLPGYDENQYATHSAADSRSMEELVDEFFSVRNATMLLFNSFTDEALNRVGKANGNPLTAAAAGFIIIGHEIHHMNVVKERYLQD comes from the coding sequence ATGAAACCAAACCCAAGCACTTACGGAACTTATTTCGGTCGATATATTGATCTGGTTCCGCAGACCGACCTGTCCGAAGCCTTTAATGCCATCACAGAAGAAAGCTACGCTTTTTGGCTCAACCTGACGGAAGAACAAGGCAACTACCGTTATGCCGAAGGAAAATGGAGCATAAAAGAACTGCTGCTGCACATCATCGATACCGAGCGCATTTTCAGTTACCGTGCCTTGGCCATTGCCCGAGGCGAAACCACTCCTCTACCCGGCTATGACGAGAACCAATATGCCACACATTCTGCGGCAGATTCTCGTTCAATGGAAGAATTGGTCGATGAGTTTTTCAGCGTACGGAATGCCACCATGCTCCTATTCAACAGTTTTACGGACGAGGCACTGAACCGTGTTGGAAAAGCAAATGGAAACCCGCTGACAGCCGCGGCCGCTGGTTTCATCATCATCGGTCACGAAATACATCACATGAATGTGGTGAAGGAGAGGTATTTGCAAGATTGA